One genomic region from Leptolyngbyaceae cyanobacterium JSC-12 encodes:
- a CDS encoding hypothetical protein (IMG reference gene:2510093748): MSYLHSRLNFIPQAFNPLVLRITHSVLPVMLKVRLKAWLPSGIATVEAINVEVLANLYQQFQAGKIRFIMAFRHPEVDDPLSALFLLSRIVPRVARQAGITLKPPIHSHFIYDRGMPFWAGSWLGWWFSRLGGIPIHRGKRPADRVALRAARELLVNGKFPLAIAPEGGTNGHSEIVSSLESGGAQLGFWCVEDLAKANRTEQVFIVPIGIQYHYTKPIWKNLDRVLNQLEKDCGLSSQFLELSHSDDLKSIYYQRLFRLGDHLLSQLENFYCEFYHQTLSPLQPVDHNTKSDVNVLLSVRLQRLLDTALRVSESYFNLESQGNLTERCRRIEEACWRYVYRDDITDVKQLSAVNRGLGNWVAEEALLRVKHMRLVESFVAVTGTYVREKPTVERFAETTLILFDAIARIKGQKLPRRPRLGWRKSTITVGEPICISERWERYCSSRQAARQAVADLTQELQVALNKMIA; the protein is encoded by the coding sequence GTGGAAGCGATCAATGTGGAGGTGTTAGCAAACCTGTATCAACAATTTCAAGCTGGAAAAATTCGCTTTATTATGGCGTTCCGGCATCCTGAGGTGGATGATCCACTGTCTGCGCTGTTTCTCCTATCTCGAATTGTCCCTCGTGTTGCTCGCCAAGCGGGAATTACACTCAAGCCTCCAATTCATAGTCATTTTATTTATGATCGCGGTATGCCTTTTTGGGCAGGTTCCTGGCTTGGCTGGTGGTTTTCCAGATTGGGGGGAATTCCCATTCATCGGGGGAAACGTCCTGCTGACCGTGTAGCGTTGCGGGCAGCAAGAGAACTGTTAGTGAATGGCAAATTTCCACTTGCGATCGCGCCCGAAGGTGGCACTAACGGACATAGTGAGATTGTCAGTTCATTAGAATCAGGGGGTGCTCAATTAGGGTTTTGGTGTGTGGAAGATTTAGCAAAAGCAAATCGAACTGAGCAAGTTTTTATTGTGCCAATTGGAATTCAATATCATTACACTAAACCCATTTGGAAGAATCTAGATCGAGTATTAAACCAGCTAGAAAAAGATTGCGGACTATCTTCACAATTTTTAGAACTAAGTCATTCTGATGATCTAAAATCTATTTACTACCAACGACTATTTCGTTTAGGAGATCATCTTTTATCTCAGTTAGAAAATTTCTATTGTGAGTTTTACCATCAAACCTTATCCCCTTTACAACCAGTTGACCACAATACTAAATCCGATGTAAATGTGCTACTTTCAGTTCGGCTTCAACGATTGTTGGATACTGCTTTACGTGTATCTGAAAGTTATTTCAACTTGGAGTCGCAAGGTAACCTGACAGAACGGTGCCGTCGGATCGAGGAAGCCTGCTGGCGCTATGTGTATCGGGATGATATCACAGATGTGAAGCAGCTTTCAGCCGTGAATCGAGGGTTGGGAAACTGGGTGGCAGAAGAAGCGTTGCTACGAGTCAAACATATGCGGTTAGTGGAGAGCTTCGTCGCAGTGACAGGCACCTATGTCCGGGAAAAACCAACAGTTGAACGGTTTGCTGAAACAACCCTGATCTTATTTGATGCGATTGCCCGGATTAAAGGACAAAAGCTTCCTCGTCGTCCTCGCTTAGGCTGGCGCAAATCAACAATTACTGTGGGAGAACCAATTTGTATATCAGAGCGCTGGGAGAGGTATTGCTCTAGCCGCCAAGCTGCCCGCCAAGCTGTTGCAGATCTAACTCAAGAATTGCAGGTCGCGCTTAACAAAATGATTGCTTAA